A region of the Labeo rohita strain BAU-BD-2019 chromosome 5, IGBB_LRoh.1.0, whole genome shotgun sequence genome:
CTGAGCTTTAGATTATACAGCCACACAATGACATGCATCAAAGACATGACATGTGATGAAACTAAACGCAAAAATTTCGAGCTGCTATCTTTTCTGAGCAATCAGGCATGCACTTTCCCAGGAAAGGATCTCTGTTTCTTATTGATTGAAGTCCCAAAACAGCTATTCAAAAAACACACCACACCTGTCTACAATACAACACAGTCAGagatgatacaaaaaaaaaaaatcacaataatgtGTGCTGTAATTTAAGTAAAGTATTCCCACATGGCGTTtctttatttgactttatttgagTCGACTCAGTTCAGTGTTTACAGCCTGATAGAGATCTCAGTGCAACAAAGCCAAAAAGCTCAAATAGCACACAATAAAGCTCATTTAGCCAGCAAAATATTAACCTCAGCAGAGAGAAAGCAGcactttaagggatagttcacacaaaaaagaaaattctgtcatttactcaccttcatgtcgtttcaaaccagtacactgtaaaaaaaaaaaacaatttgtcgagtcaacttaaaataatttgttacctggctgccattaaaattttaagttcagtcaactcaaaaaagtttagtcaacttcaaatgctaagttgtactaagtgacaacttatatatttgagttgagttgaacttaaaattttaaggcagctgggtaacaaacccaGCTTTTACGTAGGGTAACAgattaagttgactcaacaaattgtgtttgtgtttttttacagGGAGTACAACTTACTTCTGTACATCACAGAAtcgaaatattttgaagaatgttggtaaccaaactgtTTGGTGACAATTGACACtaggacaatttttttttttaaaaaaaaatcttgtttcacagtagaaaaaaaaatcagatttggaaggacatgagagtgagtaaatgattacagttttcatttttattattttattattttcatgttattatttggttttatttagtcttaaatataaaaaaaatattgattttatgaaCGGCAAACATTACACGAAAAATGAGCAACATGATGACTTTTAGATTAGTGTATGACCCCACATCTGTCAACTCTAAGCTGTTGCTTATTTTTAAAGGAGTATTGTTTTGAGTGTTGAATGTCTCACTAAAAAAATTTGGCAGCAGCTTTTGTCTAAGATTGCTTGTATTCAAGATATGTATTCCCTGGGATCCAAATCACTGTTTTTCAGGTAGCTAGCAGGTATGGACAGACAGGCAGGTCGCTACATGGCAGTAAGAACcagtgtaaaaaaataacaaacacaaGCCTCGCCAAAGGgtgtttatgatttataatggcagtagaTCATTAACTGTGAAGTACTCATGAGTGCaaaaatgataaagacattgGTTTTCGTGCAAGCTTTTAGCCAGGGGTATGTTTTTGCAGACAAGCCACGACCCAGCTGCTGAAATAAAACCAGGAAGACTTCACACATATGCTCATTATGTCATGCATAAAGCATTCTTTTCCTTTCATCCCTTCCCTTCATTCGTTCTCTTTTACTTTGCTGTCGTAGGAGCCTTCGCCTTTGTATGCCGAAACGTATCCACTGCTGTCAGGGATGTCTTCCCTCCCCACACGGCCTTTTCCCTTTCCCGACTCATCAAAGCGCTCCTTATGAGAACCAGTGTACTTGCTGGTGTCTGTTAACCTGTCCACAGCAGAGGCTTTTGCCACTTTCTGTGAAAGAAAGAGATTATCCATGGTTATTGTACATGCTTATTGCTCAACAGACTGTTTTGATTGGCTGGTACTCACAGTGACACCAACGTTGGCAGGTTCTTTGCCTGCAATGAGACCGTAGAGAAGCTGTACTGCCTCTTCTTGGCTCTTCCCTTTAAAACGTTTTGTAGCCAGCTCAGCCATGGCTTGGATGAACTGCTCAAATGTGATGACTCGTGCTGATTTAACTCTAAAACACATAAGCAGGCACAAAACAGCACATCCTTAGGTTTAGTCATGGGTGCGTCTATTGTGACGCACAGCATTTAGGGAAAAGCTGTTCTCTATCAGTTATTGTGAGGATAATCGTACTTGACTTTGCTGAAGACAATGTCCACATCTGTGCTGGTCACACTTTTGCCATCGATGACCTTGCAGTCCTTACACAGCTTAACAAAGTTTTTCCCGTTCATCTCTTTTCCTGTCGCTTTGGTGTCTCCATGAATTGCAAATTTGTGAAAAGCCATCTCAACATCTGCCAGTGATACCTCACCCGAACCTTCAGCCATCCTGTCAGATCAAGCATGAGAGAAAGtgaaaattttaaagaaatatggaAAATGGAACACAGATGTTTTATGGCTTTGCCAATATTATAAAGCTGATCTTTCCAACCCTGGCTTCTGATTGATGCAGTTATTTGagtatttttgtatgttatttttagattttcagttgtgtttttaattttagtgtgagTTTATTTAGTGTGAAACTTTTTaagcttttgtcatttttatttttctaagtatttccattttagttttagaacTTCAACTAATTTTACTTTAGTTAGTTgctaatttaatttcagctttattttaatttttataatgattttaatatttccaGCTGTAAGTCTTTAAAATTGTAAcgtgtatatgtgaccctggaccacaaaaccagtaataagggtcaatttttgagtaaataagtaaataagcttttcagttatgtatggtttgttaggggggcaatatttggctgagatacaactatttgaaaatctggaatctgatggtgcaaaaaaattaaatattgagaaaatatttttgtccaaatgaagttcttagaaatgcatattactaataaaaaattacgtttttatatatttacggtaggagatttacaaaatatcttcatggaacttcatggatctttacttaatatctgaatgatttttggcataaaagaaaaatcgataattttgaaggatacaatgtattaattattatacaaatattcccatgctacttacgactggtttgtggtccagggtcacatatttaccTGGTTATTTGCAGCCAAATactgatttatttgtttagtggAAAAACTCCACTGTATGAACTTGCTCAGCATTTTACTCAAAGTTGTGTActttgtgtattgttttttaaatgtgtagttACTGTTTTACTCAGTGCTGTACTGCTTTGTTAATATTGTCATATATTCATATCTGCTGGTTATGAACATTGAAAGCTGCTGTAATGTTCTTGTGCTGGTTACACCCAGAATTACCTTCCCAGGCTGTTCCATCATCTTCCATACTCAAAAATACTGTGCTCatttaccacacacacacacgcacatgaTGTATATTACTCACACTAAAAGCCTTAATTTAATTGTCCACTTTACTAAATGAGCTTTCGCTGACTTTGAGCTtcttctctcactctctctatCTCCTTCTCCAGTATTGGGTCTTTtatctataaaaaatataaataaatatgcatctGTACTTACCTTTATAGACAGAATAATGAAATACAAGTAGATTAAATCGAAATTACTCAAAAATGCTTGATACTCTTGCATTATTAGAAATGAAAGGACTATGATAAACAAGTAATAGAGCTTACGTTTCTTTATTCTGTATGTAGTTAttgtacatatttaaataatgcatctaCATGTGCACTATATCATTTGAAAACGGTatgataaaaacatgctaactcTATCTCATTCATAAAGCCCTGTTTGTCCTTCAGACGCTTCCGGATGGGTGCGTGTTATTGAGAGTGAGATCCAGCCTACCTGACAATGAGGTGAACAATCCTGGATACGGATGCTAAGCTGCTACTGAAAGGATGCTGAATGTGGGTGTGTGTTCCTCTGTCTTCCTCTCTGCCCCTGgtaagtgtatgtgtgtgtgtgtgagagcgtACAATGACGTGAGACGGAGGGAGGAGAGAGCACAGCCCAGCACAAATGATGACATCACTcgctcctctctctctttctgtcacaTATGCCCTCTTGTCTTCCTGCTGTTTGATTTTCTCTGTCTCTTTAGCCCTTTCATTTGTCCTCTTTGCTGAGTAGATACAGTAGTCCTTCACTTTCAGCCCTCtctccctcctcctcctctttttctccttctgtctttgtttttgtctcTCTCTGCTGCCACACCCTTTTCCATCAGTCTCTGTGGAGCAGTGTTCAGATGTTACACAGTGAAGCCAAACACGTACACACTCATTTCTAGACTGTGATGCTCTCAATGTTATTTGCTCTAATGGCTTCAGGGAACCTCTGTCTAATGTCTCTGAGCAACTCACCACTTACTCACAACATAACCACATATAGATAAAGACCCGCTCATAGTAGATCACCGTTGCTGACAATGGAACAATGACTGTTTACACTCTTAAATATAAAGGttatttattggcattgatggttcgatgaagaacctttaacattcatggaaactttccattaaacaaaatgtactttataGTGTAAAAAGATTTATTCAGATTATAAATGATCTATAAATGATCGTTCACAGAGAGGTTTTTTGGGGAACTCAAAAGTGTTCTTCCCTTGCattgcactcttaaaaaaataaagattcctTACTGGCATAGATGTTTCCATTAAGAACCTTGAACATTCATGGAACCTATTAAAGCTTCTTTATAGTGGAacaaggttctttagatttttaaaatgtacttcaaaatggttcttttaaaaattgtttattgaaaggttctttgggtaaccaaaaatggttcttttatggcatcactGTAAAAACACCTCTTTGgggcctttatttttaagagtgtggttCAAAAACCCCCTTTTGGGATCTTACACCGTGTCTACAGTGGACGTCAGCGGCGTGGTGTGATGCAATGCAACAAAATACTgtagaacccattataatcattgatgct
Encoded here:
- the tppp2 gene encoding tubulin polymerization-promoting protein family member 2, which produces MAEGSGEVSLADVEMAFHKFAIHGDTKATGKEMNGKNFVKLCKDCKVIDGKSVTSTDVDIVFSKVKVKSARVITFEQFIQAMAELATKRFKGKSQEEAVQLLYGLIAGKEPANVGVTKVAKASAVDRLTDTSKYTGSHKERFDESGKGKGRVGREDIPDSSGYVSAYKGEGSYDSKVKENE